In Zonotrichia albicollis isolate bZonAlb1 chromosome 3, bZonAlb1.hap1, whole genome shotgun sequence, a single window of DNA contains:
- the ABRACL gene encoding costars family protein ABRACL, whose product MNVEHEINLLVEEIRRLGTKNADGQVSVKFGVLFADEKCANLFEALVGTLKAAKRRKIITYQGELLLQGVHDNVDIMLLQD is encoded by the exons ATGAATGTGGAACACGAAATTAACCTCTTAGTTGAGGAGATTCGGCGGCTGGGAACCAAAA ATGCTGATGGACAAGTGAGCGTGAAATTTGGTGTGCTGTTTGCTGATGAGAAGTGTGCCAACCTCTTTGAAGCCCTGGTGGGAACGCTTAAGGCGGCAAAACGACGAAAGATCATCACTTACCAAGGAGAGCTGCTTTTACAGGGCGTTCATGACAACGTGGATATCATGCTGCTGCAGGACTGA